From Pagrus major chromosome 18, Pma_NU_1.0, a single genomic window includes:
- the LOC141012900 gene encoding uncharacterized protein has product MKKNNLLPIHCTPATPSSTQIQKHLKLVLLNTRSLTNKSAILHELITDNKLDLLCLTETWHKPLDYLSLNQTTPTGYTYIDKPRPDGRGGGVAAIFKKNFLASTISIPPAQSFEHIALKLPGPTPLVITIIYRPPKPNHSFLSDLAEFLTQLSAISPSILLLGDFNIHIDDPNSKSAIDLLELLHCLQFTQHVNFPTHCRGHILDLVCSAGLTLHKLSSLNLQISDHLAIIMDFITPLRPPKLKRNITFRNIKSISPSAFSDLLANTLSTPPLTFNPTDLVNHYNDTLSLCLNNLAPLKTKSVSFTHSAPWYTPQLRQMKIRKRQLERLYKKTGLTVHLNIYTDHLSDYKNTLTAARSTYYSQLIHSGSNKPKTLFSTINKLLKPCDNTLTSFTVNKCNSFLIKNSTSVLDPIPSSIVKSCLPTISPLIAIIINSSLSSGSVPESLKLAAVTPILKKPGLDPDIISNFRPISNLPFLSKILERVVASQIQTHLHSHELYEPFQSGFRPKHSTETALLKITNDLLFSADSGHLSILILLDLTAAFDTINHSILLSRLQTFLNITGSALSWLKSYLSDRQQFIHVNNCSSSTAPLLQGVPQCSVLGPLLFIIYLLPLGSIIRRHGLHFHCYADDIQLHISTKSITPATHSTLTNCLSELQSWLQKNFLKLNCDKSEIILIGPKHLTTLTQNFSLSFDNITLSPSPSIRNLGIILDSTLSFEQHISRLTQTAFFHLKNIARLRPLLSFSAAETLIHAFITSRLDYCNSILYGSSSKVLNKLQYIQNSAARLLTHTRSREHITPVLQNLHWLPVPHRINFKLLLLTHKALHNQAPPYLMDMLHHHTPSRNLRSSDANLLSPPLRTKHRTWGDRAFSIAAPSLWNSLPKHIRDCPDSSTFKSLLKTHLFKSAFHLHP; this is encoded by the exons atgaagaaaaacaacttgcTCCCCATACACTGCACTCCTGCCACCCCCTCCTCGACTCAGATccaaaaacacctcaaactggTCCTACTCAACACCCGCTCACTGACCAACAAAAGTGCCATCCTACATGAACTAATCACTGACAATAAACTGGACCTCCTCTGTCTAACCGAAACCTGGCACAAACCTCTAGATTACCTCTCCCTAAATCAGACCACACCCACTGGCTACACCTACATTGACAAACCACGCCCTGACGGACGGGGTGGTGGCGTTGCTGCCATCTTCAAGAAAAATTTCCTTGCATCCACTATCTCCATCCCTCCTGCTCAGTCTTTCGAACATATTGCCCTCAAACTGCCTGGTCCCACTCCCCtggtcatcaccatcatctacCGTCCCCCCAAACCAAACCACTCCTTCCTCTCAGACCTCGCCGAATTCCTCACCCAGCTATCCGCCATATCCCCCTCAATTCTGCTGCTGGGTGATTTCAATATCCATATCGATGACCCTAACTCCAAAAGTGCAATAGACCTCCTGGAACTGCTTCATTGCCTTCAATTCACCCAGCACGTCAACTTCCCCACCCACTGTCGCGGCCACATCCTGGACCTAGTCTGCTCTGCCGGTCTCACCCTTCATAAACTCTCCAGCCTCAACCTACAGATCTCTGATCACCTGGCCATCATCATGGATTTCATCACCCCCCTGCGTCCCCCAAAACTCAAACGCAACATTACCTTCAGGAACATTAAATCCATCTCCCCCTCAGCTTTTTCTGACCTGCTGGCCAACACTCTGTCCACCccccctttaacttttaaccCCACTGACCTGGTCAACCATTACAACGAcacactgtccctctgcctcaaTAACCTGGCCCCCTTAAAAACCAAATCAGTCTCTTTCACCCACTCAGCTCCCTGGTACACTCCCCAACTCCGTCAAATGAAAATCCGTAAGCGCCAGCTTGAAAGACTCTACAAGAAAACCGGTCTCACAGTCCATctcaacatttacacagacCACCTCTCAGACTACAAAAACACCCTCACTGCTGCACGGTCCACCTACTACTCTCAGCTTATTCACTCTGGCTCCAACAAACCCAAgactctcttctccaccatcaACAAACTCCTCAAACCCTGCGACAACACCCTCACCTCCTTCACAGTCAACAAATGCAACTCCTTCCTG ATAAAAAACTCTACTTCTGTTCTGGACCCTATCCCATCCTCCATCGTTAAATCCTGCCTCCCTACAATCTCCCCATTAATCGCCATCATTATtaactcctccctctcctctggctctgtcccCGAATCCCTCAAACTGGCCGCTGTCACCCCCATCCTCAAAAAACCCGGCCTGGATCCTGACATCATCTCAAACTTCCGTCCTATCTCAAACCTCCCTTTCCTGTCAAAGATTCTGGAACGTGTTGTCGCCTCACAAATCCAAACCCACCTCCACTCTCATGAACTGTATGAACCTTTCCAATCTGGATTCCGCCCCAAACACAGCACCGAAACCGCTCTCCTTAAAATCACCAACGacctcctcttctctgcagactccggccacctcagtatactcatcctccttgacctcactgcagccttcgacaccatcaaccactccatcctcctgtcccgcctacaaacatttctcaacatcaccGGCTCCGCTCTTTCCTGGCTCAAATCctacctctcagacagacaacaattcatccatgtcaacaactgctcctcctccactgcccccCTGCTTCAAGGCGTCCCCCAGTGCTCAGTGCTtggtcctctcctcttcatcatctatctACTCCCCCTTGGCTCCATCATCCGTCGGCATGGTCTCCAttttcactgctatgccgacgacatccaactccacatctccacaaaatccatcacccctgccacccactctaccctcacaaactgcctgtcagaactacaatcatggctgcaaaaaaactttctcaaactaaactgtgacaaatctgaaatcatactcatcggcccaaaacatctcaccacaTTGACCCAGAACTTCtccctcagctttgacaacatcaccctgtctccctctccctccatccgtaaccTTGGCATTATCCTGGACAGTACTCTTTCattcgaacagcacatcagccgcctcacccaaactgctttcttccatctaaaaaacattgcccgcctccgcccactactctccttctctgcagctgagactctcatccacgcatttatcacttcaagactggactactgcaacagcatcctctatggttcatcttccaaagtcctcaataaacttcaatacatccaaaactctgctgcccgcctcctcacccacacccgctcccgtgaacatatcacccccgtactccaaaaccttcactggctccctgtcccacaccgaatcaacttcaagctcctcctactcacccataaagccctccacaaccaggcccctccctacctcatggacatgctccaccaccacactccttctcgaaacctcagatcctcagacgctaaccttctctcaccccccctcaggaccaagcaccgtacctggggggacagagccttctccattgctgccccctccctctggaattccctccccaaacacatccgtgactgcccagactcatccaccttcaagtcattactcaaaacccacctcttcaaatcCGCTTTTCATTTGCACCCGTAG